A genomic window from Microbacterium sp. H1-D42 includes:
- a CDS encoding TIM barrel protein, whose amino-acid sequence MTYTVNCSILLTELPLLQRPAAAKAAGFDAVEFWWPFSTAVPLDREVDAFIAAVRDAGVRLSGLNFAAGDMPSGDRGLLSWPARGAEFRDNIAVVAGIGDMLGTKGFNALYGNRIAGIDPAAQDAVAVENLAAAAHAVAAIGGTVLVEPVSGADRYPLRTAAQALDVIDDVRDATGARNIALLADFYHLAVNGDDVAAVIEQHAASFGHIQIADDPGRGAPGTGTLPLDAWIARSRELGYSGHIGLEYKAPIETAFDWAVERVAGETR is encoded by the coding sequence ATGACGTACACGGTGAACTGCTCCATCCTCCTCACCGAGCTGCCGCTGCTGCAGCGGCCGGCGGCCGCCAAGGCCGCAGGGTTCGACGCCGTCGAATTCTGGTGGCCGTTCTCGACGGCCGTGCCACTCGACCGCGAGGTCGATGCCTTCATCGCCGCGGTCCGAGACGCGGGCGTGCGCCTCAGCGGGCTGAACTTCGCTGCGGGCGACATGCCCAGCGGTGACCGCGGCCTGCTGTCGTGGCCGGCACGCGGCGCCGAGTTCCGTGACAACATCGCCGTCGTCGCCGGCATCGGCGACATGCTCGGCACGAAGGGCTTCAACGCGCTGTACGGCAATCGCATCGCCGGCATCGACCCCGCCGCGCAGGATGCTGTCGCCGTCGAGAACCTGGCCGCCGCCGCGCACGCGGTCGCGGCCATCGGCGGCACCGTGCTGGTCGAGCCGGTCAGCGGCGCCGATCGCTACCCGCTGCGCACCGCCGCCCAGGCGCTCGATGTGATCGACGACGTCCGCGATGCCACCGGCGCCCGCAACATCGCCCTGCTCGCCGACTTCTACCACCTGGCCGTGAACGGCGACGACGTGGCGGCCGTCATCGAGCAGCACGCCGCATCGTTCGGTCACATCCAGATCGCCGACGACCCGGGTCGCGGCGCACCGGGCACCGGAACCCTCCCCCTGGACGCGTGGATCGCACGCAGCAGGGAACTCGGCTACTCGGGCCACATCGGCCTGGAGTACAAGGCCCCCATCGAGACCGCCTTCGACTGGGCCGTCGAAAGGGTCGCAGGCGAAACCCGCTGA
- a CDS encoding aldolase: MTGALGRGALGPADLARIDAHLAATDALLESAYPGDDGTRQPVHTVYVPADRFTPDLAAQWGADALAAGDEAGGLERLAVQVGIDGALAGPIAQRVAAKLAAEPIEDLRLDFEDGYGDRGDAEDADALAAAQKVAAAVAGGTAPPFIGIRFKCFEKPTRARGLGTLDLFIGGLIEAGGLPDGLVLTLPKVTTVAQVEAMADAVATIERAHGLPDGRLRFEVQVETPQLVLGADGRSPLARLPLAAPGRISGLHYGTYDYSASLGIAAAQQSMEHPVADLAKEVMQLAVAGTGIRLSDGSTNILPLGERTAEAWALHARLVRRSLERGFYQGWDLHARQLPTRYLATYAFYREGFDEAATRLRAYLSQTPGAVLDEPATARALAWFVLRGVQCGAIGDDEIADRIGIDAAALAALAHPRLAAGPQN, encoded by the coding sequence GTGACCGGCGCACTCGGTCGCGGTGCACTCGGCCCCGCCGACCTCGCGCGCATCGACGCCCACCTCGCCGCCACCGACGCGCTGCTCGAATCGGCGTACCCCGGTGACGACGGCACGCGCCAGCCGGTGCACACCGTGTACGTTCCCGCCGATCGCTTCACCCCCGACCTGGCTGCGCAGTGGGGCGCCGATGCGCTCGCCGCGGGCGACGAGGCCGGCGGACTGGAGCGCCTCGCCGTACAGGTCGGGATCGACGGGGCACTCGCCGGTCCGATCGCCCAGCGGGTCGCGGCCAAGCTCGCCGCCGAGCCGATCGAAGACCTGCGGCTCGATTTCGAGGACGGGTACGGCGACCGCGGAGACGCGGAGGATGCTGATGCGCTCGCCGCTGCGCAGAAAGTCGCGGCCGCGGTCGCCGGTGGCACGGCGCCGCCGTTCATCGGCATCCGATTCAAGTGCTTCGAGAAGCCGACCCGCGCGCGCGGACTGGGCACGCTCGACCTGTTCATCGGCGGACTGATCGAGGCCGGCGGGCTGCCGGACGGCCTCGTGCTGACACTGCCGAAGGTGACGACCGTCGCCCAGGTCGAGGCGATGGCGGATGCTGTCGCGACGATCGAGCGTGCGCATGGTCTGCCCGATGGGCGCCTGCGCTTCGAGGTGCAGGTCGAGACGCCGCAGCTCGTGCTCGGCGCGGATGGGCGCTCGCCGCTGGCCCGTCTGCCGCTCGCCGCACCCGGCCGCATCTCGGGACTGCACTACGGCACCTACGACTACAGCGCGTCGCTCGGCATCGCCGCAGCGCAGCAGTCGATGGAGCACCCCGTCGCCGACCTCGCGAAGGAGGTCATGCAGCTCGCGGTGGCCGGCACTGGCATCCGACTCTCGGACGGCTCGACCAACATCCTGCCGCTGGGCGAGCGCACTGCTGAGGCCTGGGCGCTGCACGCGCGACTCGTGCGCCGCTCGCTCGAGCGCGGCTTCTACCAGGGCTGGGATCTGCACGCGCGACAGCTGCCGACCCGCTACCTCGCCACCTACGCGTTCTACCGCGAGGGGTTCGACGAGGCCGCGACGCGACTGCGCGCGTACCTCTCGCAGACCCCCGGGGCCGTACTCGACGAACCCGCGACGGCTCGGGCACTGGCGTGGTTCGTACTGCGGGGCGTACAGTGCGGTGCCATCGGCGATGACGAGATCGCCGACCGCATCGGCATCGACGCCGCGGCACTCGCCGCGCTCGCGCACCCGAGGCTCGCCGCCGGGCCCCAGAACTGA
- a CDS encoding IclR family transcriptional regulator C-terminal domain-containing protein codes for MAAGASDGVKSVARVFNLLELIADAGGDITLSELSTAADLPLPTIHRLLRTLVSLGYARQLANRRYALGPQLVRLGEVANKKFGQIAMPQLKGLVERLGETANLATIDGDRVIYVSQAPSPHAMRMFTEVGRRSYLHSTGVGKAILAQLSDDAVRDIVGRTGLPQATEHSIDSVDALIADLALTRERGYAIDDGEQEIGVRCYAMAVPNMPVATAVSVSGPLARVGDGFAERAIPVLRETVAEIAATAATA; via the coding sequence ATGGCTGCTGGAGCTTCCGACGGGGTCAAGTCCGTCGCCCGGGTGTTCAATCTGCTCGAACTGATCGCCGACGCCGGCGGCGACATCACGCTCAGTGAACTGTCCACGGCCGCAGACCTCCCCCTGCCGACGATCCATCGCCTGCTGCGCACCCTCGTCTCACTCGGCTATGCCCGCCAGCTCGCCAACCGCCGCTACGCGCTCGGCCCGCAGCTGGTCCGCCTCGGCGAGGTGGCGAACAAGAAGTTCGGCCAGATCGCGATGCCGCAGCTGAAGGGACTGGTCGAGCGGCTGGGCGAGACCGCCAACCTCGCGACGATCGACGGCGACCGCGTCATCTACGTCTCGCAGGCACCGTCGCCGCACGCGATGCGGATGTTCACCGAGGTCGGGCGCCGCTCGTACCTGCACAGTACGGGCGTGGGCAAGGCGATCCTCGCCCAGCTCAGCGACGACGCGGTGCGCGACATCGTCGGCCGCACCGGTCTGCCGCAGGCCACCGAGCACTCGATCGATTCCGTGGATGCCCTGATCGCCGACCTCGCCCTCACCCGCGAACGCGGATATGCCATCGATGACGGCGAGCAGGAGATCGGGGTGCGCTGCTATGCGATGGCGGTGCCGAACATGCCAGTGGCCACTGCCGTATCGGTCTCGGGCCCCCTCGCCCGGGTCGGCGACGGTTTCGCCGAGCGTGCCATTCCCGTGCTGCGCGAGACGGTGGCCGAGATCGCGGCCACCGCGGCCACCGCCTGA
- the aceB gene encoding malate synthase A — translation MTIEITREARTDDAGDILAPEALAFIEELHHRFDARRLDLLALRKVQRDEVARTGRLDFLPETAGIRASEWEVAPAPEALRDRRVEITGPAGPPKMAINALNSEALVWLADLEDAASPTWENVVAGVKNLRDAARGTLSYTSPTGKAYALRTDVQRPTVVTRPRGWHLPERHVLVDGAPASGALVDFGLHFFHTARQLLANGHGPYYYLPKLESHLEARLWNEVFVFAQDAIGIPQGTIRATVLIETIPAAFQMDEILYELREHASGLNAGRWDYLFSIIKVFRDQGEAFALPDRADVSMTAPFMRAYTELLVKTCHRRGAFAMGGMAAFVPNRNDLAATEAAFEKVRADKTREADDGFDGSWVAHPDLVPICREVFDGVLGDRLNQLDRQRPEVSVTAEQLLDIASAPGRVTETGLRTNLSVAVAYTAAWLQGNGAVAINNLMEDAATAEISRSQVWQQLRAGRHLDDTGEQVTAELVQRLLGEEVEALRAQVDEAVFAEFYQPAARLVSDICLDDEYVDFLTLPAYELLTGAARAEVIG, via the coding sequence ATGACCATCGAGATCACCCGTGAGGCCCGCACCGACGATGCGGGCGACATCCTCGCACCTGAAGCTCTCGCCTTCATCGAAGAGCTGCACCACCGTTTCGACGCCAGACGTCTCGACCTGCTCGCGCTGCGGAAGGTGCAGCGCGACGAGGTGGCCAGAACAGGGCGACTCGACTTCCTGCCCGAGACGGCCGGCATCCGGGCATCCGAGTGGGAGGTCGCGCCGGCGCCGGAAGCACTGCGCGACCGCCGCGTCGAGATCACCGGGCCTGCCGGACCCCCCAAGATGGCCATCAACGCCCTGAACTCCGAGGCGCTGGTGTGGCTCGCCGACCTGGAGGACGCCGCCAGCCCGACCTGGGAGAACGTCGTCGCCGGCGTCAAGAACCTTCGCGACGCCGCCCGCGGCACGCTCTCGTACACCTCGCCGACCGGCAAGGCCTATGCCCTGCGCACCGACGTGCAGCGCCCGACCGTCGTCACCCGCCCGCGTGGCTGGCACCTGCCGGAACGGCATGTGCTGGTCGACGGCGCCCCAGCCTCCGGCGCCCTCGTCGACTTCGGGCTGCACTTCTTCCACACCGCCCGTCAGCTGCTCGCCAACGGGCACGGGCCGTACTACTACCTGCCCAAGCTCGAGAGTCATCTCGAGGCGCGGCTGTGGAACGAGGTGTTCGTGTTCGCGCAGGATGCCATCGGCATTCCGCAGGGCACCATCCGCGCCACCGTGCTCATCGAGACCATCCCCGCGGCATTCCAGATGGACGAGATCCTCTACGAGCTGCGCGAGCACGCATCAGGGCTGAATGCCGGCCGGTGGGACTACCTGTTCAGCATCATCAAGGTCTTCCGCGACCAGGGCGAGGCCTTCGCACTGCCCGATCGCGCCGATGTCTCGATGACCGCGCCCTTCATGCGGGCGTACACCGAACTGTTGGTGAAGACCTGTCACCGGCGCGGCGCCTTCGCGATGGGCGGGATGGCGGCCTTCGTGCCCAATCGCAACGACCTCGCGGCCACCGAGGCCGCGTTCGAGAAGGTGCGCGCCGACAAGACCCGAGAGGCCGACGACGGCTTCGATGGCTCGTGGGTCGCACACCCCGACCTCGTGCCGATCTGCCGCGAGGTCTTCGACGGCGTGCTCGGCGACCGTCTGAACCAGCTCGACCGGCAGCGTCCCGAGGTCTCGGTCACCGCCGAGCAGCTGCTCGACATCGCCAGCGCCCCCGGTCGGGTCACCGAGACCGGACTGCGCACCAACCTGTCGGTCGCCGTCGCCTACACGGCGGCGTGGCTGCAGGGCAACGGCGCCGTCGCGATCAACAACCTGATGGAAGACGCGGCGACCGCCGAGATCTCGCGCTCGCAGGTCTGGCAGCAGCTGCGCGCCGGCAGGCACCTCGACGACACCGGTGAACAGGTCACCGCCGAGCTCGTGCAGCGACTGCTCGGCGAAGAGGTGGAGGCGCTGCGCGCCCAGGTCGACGAGGCGGTCTTCGCCGAGTTCTATCAGCCGGCCGCACGACTTGTCTCCGACATCTGCCTCGACGATGAGTACGTCGACTTCCTCACGCTGCCGGCGTACGAGCTGCTCACCGGGGCAGCGCGGGCGGAGGTGATCGGGTGA
- a CDS encoding bifunctional allantoicase/(S)-ureidoglycine aminohydrolase: MGYYTPAGGLPPQSALLTDRAIVKEAYTVIPKGVLRDIVTSNLPGFTRTRSWIIARPIAGFATTFSQLIVEIAQGGGASTPEQEAMVEGVLFVTSGELTVTIAGTQHLLAAGGYAYLAPGETWSLANDGAESVSFHWVRKAYEKVPGIEAPASFVTSDQAVEPRPMPDTDGAWATTRFVDPDDLAHDMHVNIVTFQPGGSIPFAETHVMEHGLFVLEGKAVYRLNDDWVEVEAGDYMWLRAFCPQACYAGGPGPFRYLLYKDVNRQIRLT, translated from the coding sequence ATGGGCTACTACACCCCTGCCGGCGGTCTGCCGCCGCAAAGCGCGCTGCTCACCGACCGCGCCATCGTGAAAGAGGCGTACACCGTCATCCCGAAGGGTGTGCTGCGCGACATCGTCACCAGCAACCTGCCCGGCTTCACCCGCACCCGGTCGTGGATCATCGCTCGACCCATCGCGGGATTCGCCACGACCTTCTCGCAGCTCATCGTCGAGATCGCCCAGGGTGGGGGCGCGTCGACGCCGGAGCAGGAGGCGATGGTCGAAGGCGTGCTGTTCGTCACGTCAGGGGAGCTGACCGTGACCATCGCCGGCACGCAGCACCTGCTCGCAGCGGGCGGCTACGCGTATCTCGCCCCTGGCGAGACCTGGTCGCTGGCGAATGACGGCGCCGAGTCGGTGAGCTTCCACTGGGTGCGCAAGGCATACGAGAAGGTGCCAGGCATCGAGGCGCCGGCATCGTTCGTGACGAGCGACCAGGCCGTCGAGCCGCGCCCCATGCCCGACACCGATGGCGCGTGGGCGACCACCCGCTTCGTCGACCCTGACGACCTCGCCCACGACATGCACGTGAACATCGTCACCTTCCAGCCGGGAGGATCGATCCCGTTCGCCGAGACCCATGTGATGGAACACGGCCTGTTCGTGCTCGAGGGCAAGGCCGTGTACCGCCTCAACGACGACTGGGTCGAAGTCGAGGCCGGTGACTACATGTGGCTGCGCGCCTTCTGCCCGCAGGCCTGTTATGCCGGGGGGCCTGGACCGTTCCGCTACCTGCTCTACAAGGACGTCAACCGCCAGATCCGGCTGACCTGA
- the uraH gene encoding hydroxyisourate hydrolase: MTDASHITTHVLDTVQGLPAPGVPVQLFALRDGEWQPIADAVTDADGRARQLGPEALPAGTYRLRFDTAAYFAQRGVSPFFPEALLTFVVDDAVRHYHVPLLLSPFAYSTYRGS; the protein is encoded by the coding sequence ATGACCGACGCATCGCACATCACCACGCACGTGCTCGACACTGTCCAGGGGCTGCCGGCCCCAGGCGTGCCGGTGCAGCTCTTCGCGCTTCGCGATGGCGAGTGGCAGCCGATCGCCGACGCGGTGACGGATGCTGACGGCCGGGCGAGACAGCTCGGACCCGAGGCCCTTCCCGCCGGTACCTACCGGCTGCGCTTCGACACCGCCGCCTACTTCGCGCAGCGCGGCGTATCCCCCTTCTTTCCCGAGGCTCTGCTCACCTTCGTCGTCGACGACGCGGTGCGGCACTATCACGTGCCCCTGCTGCTGAGCCCGTTCGCATATTCGACCTACCGAGGAAGCTAG
- the gcl gene encoding glyoxylate carboligase: MTRMRAVDAAVAILVKEGATEAFGLPGAAINPFYSAMRANGGIRHTLARHVEGASHMADGYTRAADGNIGICIGTSGPAGTDMITGLYAAWADSLPILCITGQAPVAKLHKEDFQAVDIETIAAPVTKMAMTVLEPAQVPGAFQKAFQLMRLGRPGPVLLDLPIDVQQTEIEFDIDAYEPLPVVNPAASRVQAEKALDLLVAHQHPLIVSGGGVINAGASDRLVELADVLGVPVVPTLMGWGTIPDDHPLNAGMVGLQTAHRYGNQTLLASDFVLGIGNRWANRHTGSVDKYTAGRTFVHVDVEPTQIGRVFAPDLGIVSDAGAAIDAFLDVARERRAAGTLPDYGGWADEVRARKARLQRKTHFDQVPIKPQRVYQEMNRAFGPDVTYVTTIGLSQIAGAQLLHVFGARKWINAAQAGPLGWTGPAALGVVRGKPGETVVALSGDYDFQFMVEELAVGAQHHLPYIHIVVNNSYLGLIRQSQRPFEMDYHVSLAFENLNSPETNGYGVDHLKVAEGLGCKAIRVERPEDLPGAFADAQQLMAQFQVPVVVEVILERVTNVAMGTELDNVNEFEDLALTADDAPTAILSLAQV; this comes from the coding sequence ATGACTCGCATGCGTGCGGTGGATGCCGCTGTGGCGATCCTGGTGAAGGAGGGTGCCACCGAGGCGTTCGGCCTGCCAGGGGCTGCGATCAACCCGTTCTACTCCGCGATGCGCGCCAACGGCGGTATCCGGCATACTCTCGCCAGGCACGTCGAGGGCGCCTCGCACATGGCCGACGGCTACACCAGGGCCGCCGACGGCAACATCGGCATCTGCATCGGCACATCAGGACCCGCCGGCACCGACATGATCACCGGCCTCTACGCCGCCTGGGCCGACTCGCTGCCCATCCTGTGCATCACCGGCCAGGCGCCGGTCGCCAAACTGCACAAGGAGGACTTCCAGGCCGTCGACATCGAGACCATCGCCGCCCCCGTCACCAAGATGGCGATGACCGTCCTCGAGCCGGCGCAGGTGCCAGGCGCCTTCCAGAAGGCGTTCCAACTGATGCGCCTCGGCCGACCCGGCCCCGTGCTGCTCGACCTGCCGATCGACGTGCAGCAGACCGAGATCGAGTTCGACATCGACGCCTACGAACCACTGCCGGTGGTCAATCCCGCCGCGAGCCGTGTGCAGGCCGAGAAGGCGCTCGACCTGCTGGTCGCGCACCAGCATCCACTCATCGTCTCCGGCGGCGGCGTGATCAACGCCGGCGCATCCGACCGGCTGGTCGAACTCGCAGACGTGCTCGGCGTCCCGGTCGTGCCCACCCTGATGGGCTGGGGCACGATCCCGGACGACCACCCGCTCAACGCGGGAATGGTCGGCCTGCAGACCGCTCACCGCTACGGCAATCAGACGCTGCTCGCCAGCGACTTCGTGCTCGGCATCGGCAACCGGTGGGCCAACCGGCACACCGGCTCGGTCGACAAGTACACCGCCGGCCGCACCTTCGTGCACGTCGACGTCGAGCCCACCCAGATCGGGCGGGTCTTCGCGCCGGATCTCGGCATCGTCTCCGATGCCGGCGCGGCCATCGACGCGTTCCTCGACGTCGCGCGCGAGCGGCGCGCCGCCGGCACCCTGCCGGACTACGGCGGCTGGGCGGACGAGGTGCGCGCACGCAAGGCGCGCCTGCAGCGCAAGACGCACTTCGACCAGGTGCCGATCAAGCCGCAGCGCGTGTATCAGGAGATGAACCGCGCCTTCGGCCCCGACGTGACTTACGTCACCACGATCGGCCTGTCGCAGATCGCCGGCGCCCAGCTGCTGCACGTGTTCGGCGCCCGCAAGTGGATCAATGCGGCGCAGGCCGGCCCCCTCGGATGGACGGGCCCCGCCGCACTCGGCGTGGTCCGGGGCAAGCCGGGCGAGACCGTCGTCGCGCTCTCGGGCGACTACGACTTCCAGTTCATGGTCGAAGAGCTTGCGGTCGGCGCCCAGCACCACCTGCCGTACATTCACATCGTCGTCAACAACAGCTACCTTGGTCTCATCCGCCAGTCGCAGCGACCGTTCGAAATGGACTACCACGTGTCCCTCGCGTTCGAGAACCTCAATTCCCCGGAGACCAATGGCTACGGGGTCGACCACCTGAAGGTGGCCGAGGGGCTGGGCTGCAAGGCGATCCGGGTCGAGCGTCCAGAGGATCTGCCTGGCGCGTTCGCCGATGCGCAGCAGCTGATGGCGCAGTTCCAGGTGCCCGTCGTGGTCGAGGTCATCCTCGAGCGCGTCACCAACGTCGCCATGGGTACCGAGCTCGACAACGTGAACGAGTTCGAGGACCTCGCGCTCACCGCAGACGACGCCCCCACCGCGATCCTGTCGCTCGCGCAGGTCTGA
- the bcp gene encoding thioredoxin-dependent thiol peroxidase, with protein sequence MINSSDELEVGTAAPDFSLTDATGEVRTLAALRGSPVIVYFYPAAFTPGCTTEACDFRDNLGSLRGAGYTVLGISPDPVARLAEFAEAEQLAFPLLSDEDSEVARAWGAWGQKTVGGRTFDGLIRSTMVVDAGGIVTHVEYNVDPNGHVARLRELLGVL encoded by the coding sequence ATGATCAACTCCTCTGACGAACTCGAGGTCGGCACCGCCGCACCCGACTTCTCTCTCACCGATGCCACGGGCGAAGTCCGCACGCTCGCAGCGCTGCGGGGCTCTCCGGTGATCGTGTACTTCTATCCGGCGGCGTTCACGCCTGGGTGCACCACCGAAGCCTGTGACTTCCGCGACAACCTGGGTTCGCTCCGCGGCGCCGGTTACACCGTGCTCGGCATCTCGCCCGATCCGGTCGCCAGGCTGGCCGAGTTCGCCGAAGCCGAGCAGCTGGCCTTCCCGCTGCTGTCCGATGAGGACTCCGAGGTCGCGAGGGCCTGGGGCGCGTGGGGGCAGAAGACCGTGGGCGGGCGCACGTTCGACGGGCTGATCCGGTCGACCATGGTCGTCGATGCCGGCGGGATCGTGACGCACGTGGAGTACAACGTCGATCCGAACGGTCACGTCGCCCGGCTGCGCGAGCTGCTCGGGGTCTTGTGA
- a CDS encoding 2-hydroxy-3-oxopropionate reductase, which yields MSNITVIGLGIMGLPMAKNLLKAGHSVTGYNLSQDRIDDLIAAGGHGASSIAEAVAAADIIITMVPDSPDVAAAAQGEDGLIAHAQRGALWIDASSIRPDVAKELADEATAAGIRAIDAPVSGGEQGAIDAVLSIMVGGTAADFAAALPVLEAVGKTVVHVGPAGAGQTVKAANQLIVAVNIQALAEAIIFLEAFGVDTDAALKVLGGGLAGSKVLEQKGQKMLDRDFTPGFRLALHNKDLGIITAAARQAGITIPLGAHVAQLVGSTVQQGDGGLDHSGLFKLTAAFAGRS from the coding sequence ATGAGCAACATCACTGTCATCGGCCTCGGCATCATGGGGCTGCCCATGGCCAAGAACCTGCTGAAGGCCGGTCACTCCGTCACCGGCTACAACCTCTCCCAGGACCGCATCGACGACCTCATCGCCGCCGGCGGTCACGGTGCGAGCAGCATCGCTGAAGCCGTCGCCGCCGCCGACATCATCATCACCATGGTGCCGGACTCTCCCGATGTCGCCGCGGCCGCACAGGGCGAAGACGGCCTGATCGCTCACGCGCAGCGGGGTGCCCTCTGGATCGACGCCTCCAGCATCCGCCCCGACGTCGCCAAGGAACTCGCCGACGAAGCCACCGCCGCCGGCATCCGCGCCATCGACGCGCCCGTCTCGGGCGGTGAGCAGGGCGCGATCGACGCCGTGCTCTCGATCATGGTCGGCGGCACCGCCGCTGATTTCGCTGCGGCTCTCCCCGTGCTCGAGGCCGTCGGCAAGACGGTCGTCCACGTCGGTCCCGCCGGCGCCGGACAGACCGTCAAGGCCGCCAACCAGCTCATCGTCGCGGTCAACATCCAGGCGCTGGCCGAGGCCATCATCTTCCTCGAGGCCTTCGGCGTCGATACGGATGCTGCGCTGAAAGTCCTCGGCGGGGGACTGGCCGGATCGAAGGTGCTCGAGCAGAAGGGGCAGAAGATGCTCGACCGAGACTTCACCCCCGGCTTCCGATTGGCCCTGCACAACAAGGACCTCGGCATCATCACCGCCGCCGCCCGCCAGGCCGGGATCACCATCCCGCTCGGCGCGCACGTCGCCCAGCTCGTCGGCTCGACCGTGCAGCAGGGCGATGGCGGTCTCGACCATTCCGGACTCTTCAAGCTGACCGCCGCCTTCGCCGGCCGCAGCTGA
- the allB gene encoding allantoinase AllB — MRPLQYELVLRGRALVDGRFDAVEVGVTAGRISQIAPAGTGLDAVRIVDLAEDEVLLPGLVDTHVHVNEPGRTEWEGFESATRAAAAGGVTTIVDMPLNSIPPTVTVAALDEKRAVAEGRVYVDVGFWGGVVPGNLADLEPLHDAGVYGFKCFLLPSGVDEFPEVSVPEMHQAMAVLAGLDSFLIVHAEDAHIIEESVQPGARQYAPFLASRPRSAEDAAIAEVIRGAEQTGVRAHILHLSNGDSLGRLAAARVAGIDLSVETCPHYLTLTAEDIPDGDTSFKCCPPIREEGNRDELWQGLIDGTIDYIVSDHSPSTPEMKYAGDGDFAVAWGGISSLQLGLPLVWTEARGRGLPLEWVVSRMSERPADRVGLADKGRIRVGGAADFAVFAPDEVFTVEAGALAHRHPITPYQGRELSGVVRQTYLAGMPVKEGAPRGRLLRRGEEAHGHNKSTHDQNGARS, encoded by the coding sequence ATCCGACCGCTGCAATACGAGCTGGTGCTGCGCGGCCGCGCGCTCGTCGACGGCCGCTTCGACGCGGTCGAGGTCGGCGTGACCGCCGGCCGGATCTCGCAGATCGCACCGGCGGGCACAGGCCTTGACGCCGTACGCATCGTCGATCTTGCCGAGGACGAGGTGCTGCTTCCAGGACTCGTCGACACGCACGTGCACGTGAACGAGCCCGGCCGCACCGAGTGGGAGGGCTTCGAGTCCGCCACGCGGGCGGCCGCCGCGGGCGGTGTGACGACCATCGTCGATATGCCGCTGAACAGCATCCCGCCGACCGTCACGGTCGCCGCACTCGACGAGAAGCGCGCCGTCGCCGAAGGGCGAGTGTATGTGGATGTCGGCTTCTGGGGCGGCGTCGTCCCCGGCAACCTGGCCGACCTCGAGCCGCTGCACGACGCCGGCGTGTACGGATTCAAATGCTTTCTGCTGCCCTCAGGCGTCGACGAGTTTCCCGAGGTGTCCGTCCCGGAGATGCACCAGGCGATGGCGGTGCTCGCCGGGCTCGACTCGTTCCTCATCGTGCACGCCGAGGACGCGCACATCATCGAGGAGTCGGTGCAGCCGGGGGCGCGGCAGTATGCGCCCTTTCTCGCCTCGCGACCGCGGTCGGCTGAGGACGCCGCGATCGCGGAGGTCATCCGCGGGGCCGAGCAGACCGGTGTGCGCGCCCACATCCTGCATCTCTCCAACGGCGACTCGCTGGGCAGGCTCGCCGCCGCCCGCGTCGCCGGGATCGACCTCAGCGTCGAGACCTGTCCGCACTATCTGACGCTGACCGCAGAGGACATCCCCGATGGCGACACCTCGTTCAAGTGCTGTCCGCCGATCCGCGAGGAGGGCAACCGCGACGAACTGTGGCAAGGCCTGATCGATGGCACGATCGACTACATCGTCTCCGACCACTCGCCGTCGACTCCCGAGATGAAGTACGCCGGCGATGGCGACTTCGCCGTGGCATGGGGCGGGATCTCGTCGCTGCAGCTAGGCCTGCCGCTGGTGTGGACCGAGGCGCGAGGGCGCGGCCTGCCGCTGGAGTGGGTCGTCTCGCGGATGTCCGAACGGCCGGCCGATCGGGTCGGGCTCGCCGATAAGGGACGCATCCGGGTGGGCGGCGCGGCCGACTTCGCCGTGTTCGCGCCCGACGAGGTCTTCACAGTGGAGGCCGGAGCGCTCGCGCACCGGCATCCGATCACCCCCTATCAGGGCCGCGAGCTGAGCGGCGTCGTACGGCAGACCTACCTCGCCGGGATGCCGGTGAAGGAAGGTGCCCCGCGCGGGCGCCTGCTGCGCCGCGGCGAGGAAGCACACGGCCACAACAAGAGCACTCATGACCAGAACGGAGCCCGCTCATGA
- the uraD gene encoding 2-oxo-4-hydroxy-4-carboxy-5-ureidoimidazoline decarboxylase — protein sequence MLLEQFNRAERGDAVAALRPCVDVTRWCEHLADHRPYSSIDSLVAEAARAADPFTADEVASALAHHPRIGERAAGDSREAAMSRAEQSAVDPADADVQQQLREGNLAYEQRFGRVFLIRAAGRAPAEILSALRDRLHNGDDVEQRVVAEQLREIALLRLRGVVTS from the coding sequence ATGCTGCTTGAACAGTTCAACCGGGCCGAACGCGGCGACGCTGTCGCTGCGCTGCGCCCCTGTGTCGACGTGACGCGATGGTGTGAGCACCTCGCCGATCATCGGCCGTACTCATCGATCGACTCGCTCGTGGCGGAGGCGGCGCGTGCCGCCGATCCGTTCACGGCGGACGAGGTCGCGTCGGCGCTCGCGCATCATCCCCGAATAGGGGAGCGTGCTGCAGGAGACAGTCGCGAGGCCGCGATGTCGCGTGCGGAGCAGTCCGCAGTCGACCCGGCGGATGCTGACGTGCAGCAGCAGCTGCGTGAGGGCAACCTCGCCTACGAACAGCGCTTCGGACGCGTGTTCCTGATCCGTGCGGCTGGCCGCGCCCCCGCCGAAATCCTCTCGGCGCTGCGCGATCGACTGCACAACGGCGACGATGTCGAGCAACGCGTCGTCGCCGAGCAGCTGCGAGAGATCGCACTGCTCCGATTGAGGGGAGTGGTCACTTCATGA